The Vicia villosa cultivar HV-30 ecotype Madison, WI linkage group LG1, Vvil1.0, whole genome shotgun sequence genome includes a region encoding these proteins:
- the LOC131640669 gene encoding peptidyl-prolyl cis-trans isomerase Pin1 — MSSSRHGGDEVRASHILIKYEGSRRKASWKDPEGYVIKNTTRESAVAQLKAMQADIVAGKVKFEDIASRYSDCSSAKRGGDLGSFGHGQMQKPFEDAAFALNVGEMSDIVETESGVHIIKRTK; from the exons atgTCTTCATCCAGACATGGTGGCGATGAGGTTAGGGCTTCACACATACTGATCAAATACGAAGGTTCTAGAAGGAAAGCTTCGTGGAAAGATCCAGAAGGCTACGTCATCAAAAACACAACCAGAGAAAGTGCTGTTGCTCAGCTGAAGGCGATGCAAGCCGACATTGTTGCCGGTAAGGTGAAGTTTGAGGACATTGCATCTCGTTACTCCGATTGCAGTTCTGCTAAACGCGGCGGAGATCTCG GTTCCTTTGGTCATGGCCAGATGCAGAAGCCATTTGAAGATGCAGCTTTCGCTCTTAATGTTGGTGAAATGAGTGACATTGTGGAAACTGAAAGTGGAGTCCACATAATCAAGAGAACCAAGTGA
- the LOC131640675 gene encoding peptide methionine sulfoxide reductase A5, protein MEVSERNKHHYILSVFIILLAFIFDNAHCIRFPDRVAQPARDQTDQHHLQTAVFALGSFWRSEAVFGCLPGVVRTTVGYAGGSKPNPEYRSFGDHAECVQVEYDPRVISFRELLDIFWSSHDPRQVYGQGPDVGNQYRSIIFVNGTEESRMASVSKEQEQTRSRSSIVTTLIIQLGTFHPAESEHQKFELKQNTFLLQLIGNLPEEELESSSLATKLNGYVAELCPPNIQKHIDAKINEIIKKGWPILREL, encoded by the exons ATGGAAGTTTCAGAGAGGAACAAACACCATTACATTCTCTCAGTATTCATCATCCTCTTAGCTTTCATCTTCGACAATGCTCACTGTATCCGGTTCCCGGATCGGGTCGCCCAACCCGCCCGAGACCAAACCGATCAACACCACTTGCAAACGGCCGTTTTCGCTCTCGGAAGTTTCTGGAGATCCGAAGCTGTGTTCGGTTGCTTACCTGGCGTTGTTAGGACCACTGTTGGGTATGCTGGCGGATCTAAACCTAATCCTGAATATCGAAGCTTCGGTGATCACGCTGAATGCGTCCAG GTTGAGTATGATCCACGGGTAATTAGTTTTAGGGAACTACTTGATATTTTTTGGTCAAGCCATGATCCCAGGCAGGTGTATGGCCAAGGTCCTGATGTGGGTAATCAGTACAG ATCTATTATTTTTGTTAACGGAACTGAAGAATCACGAATGGCTTCGGTCAGCAAAGAACAGGAGCAAACCAGGTCAAGAAGCAGCATTGTAACTACTCTAATTATTCAACTTGGAACATTTCATCCTGCAGAGTCAGAGCACCAG AAATTTGAACTGAAGCAAAATACCTTCCTTCTTCAGTTAATTGGGAACCTGCCTGAAGAGGAGCTCGAGAGCTCAAGCCTGGCAACGAAATTGAATGGATATGTTGCTGAGCTTTGCCCTCCGAATATCCAAAAGCATATTGATGCAAAGATCAATGAGATTATAAAAAAGGGTTGGCCCATTTTAAGGGAATTGTAA
- the LOC131644781 gene encoding uncharacterized protein LOC131644781, whose amino-acid sequence MPQSSPSKKSSPPSETASGSRAPNVMSDQDVVLNVVPLNTLQATDHVRSLPRKMHARKSTGGSVLETFSAQGKEGSAYVHNAIAGLVTRILNEGHKVEGIYVPLAQAPASENSRDDQDDASKDQVDVETSEDNNVDISGAKDVETSEAKDVETSGTKDAEILETEKAEELISSISHRVKTRKGKQVCDQPPSKPKATPQTKVTKEKIKKALTEPSKTGSKVAVKKRKERNASDPEDNVLSDVPDIPSKKRHAVTKASTTVPDIPLDNIYLHYASNAMQWKYVFQRRLALERELANDALECQEIMKLIKSAGLLKTVTHFSKCYEMLVKEFIVNLSQDCADGKAEDFHKVYVRRKCIEFSPTVVNLYLGRNDKAQPELEVTDNEVCKVITGGKVKKWPIKSKLSASSLNVSYALLHKIGAANWVPTNHTSTIAVGLGRFIYGVGTKTKFDYGTYIFDQIMKHVGTSATKMPIAFPSLICGIILNQYPGILKAKESVCKRESALSFHHKLLQRSDDMTSAGTSQTSKSVSKSSLIAELKETCKELDNRKMKLEKLIQSLEQSADDDHAGGSEGAGSGDDEDNGADSGDDEEAEDSEGAEETESSDAGEEIGGSSAEETDESDN is encoded by the exons ATGCCTCAGAGTTCTCCCTCAAAGAAATCGTCTCCTCcctctgaaacagcatcaggGTCTAGGGCACCAAATGTAATGAGTGATCAAGATGTTGTGTTGAATGTTGTGCCATTGAACACTCTTCAAGCTACCGATCATGTTCGTAGTCttccaagaaagatgcatgcaagaaaatcgaCTGGTGGGTCTGTTCTAGAAACCTTTTCTGCTCAGGGTAAAGAGGGCTCGGCATATGTTCACAATGCGATCGCAGGTCTTGTcacaagaatcttgaatgaaggacATAAGGTAGAAGGAATATATGTTCCTTTAGCCCAAGCTCCGGCCTCTGAGAACAGCAGAGACGATCAAGATGATGCTAGCAAAGATCAGgttgatgttgagacatctgaagaTAACAATGTTGATATCTCTGGTgctaaagatgttgagacatctgaagctaaagatgttgaaacatctggaACTAAAGATGCTGAGATTCTTGAAACAGAGAAAGCTGAAGAG CTCATATCTAGCATCTCTCATAGAGTCAAGACTCGAAAGGGAAAACAGGTTTGTGATCAACCTCCTTCCAAACCTAAAGCTACTCCTCAAACGAAGGTTACCAAAGAAAAGATCAAGAAGGCCCTTACTGAACCTTCAAAAACTGGGAGCAAGGTTGCTGtgaagaagaggaaagaaagaaaTGCTTCTGACCCTGAAGACAATGTcttaagtgatgtccctgacatcccttCAAAGAAAAGGCATGCTGTCACCAAAGCCTCCACTACTGTTCCTGATATTCCCTTGGACAACATCTATCTGCACTATGCTTCAAATGCTATGCAATGGAAGTATGTTTTTCAGCGAAGATTGGCTTTGGAAAGAGAACTTGCAAATGATGCTCTTGAATGtcaagaaatcatgaagctcatcaAATCTGCAGGTTTGCTTAAAACTGTTACCCATTTTTCTAAATgctatgaaatgcttgtgaaggaGTTTATAGTCAATTTATCTCAAGATTGTGCTGATGGGAAAGCTGAGGATTTTCATAAGGTGTATGTTAGAAGAAAGTGTATAGAATTCTCCCCAACTGTTGTTAACCTCTATCTAGGTAGGAATGATaaggctcaacctgagcttgaagtgactGATAATGAGGTGTGCAAAGTGATCACTGGTGGTAAGGTTAAGAAGTGGCCCATAAAGAGTAAACTGTCTGCTAGTTCTCTTAATGTCAGTTATGCATTGCTACACAAAATTGGTGCTGCTAACTGGGTGCCTACCAATCATACATCTACCATTGCAGTTGGCCTAGGAAGATTCATATATGGTGTGGGAACCAAGACTAAGTTTGATTATGGAACTTACAtatttgatcaaattatgaagCATGTTGGTACCTCTGCTACAAAGATGCCCATTGCTTTTCCTTCCCTGATATGTGGGATTATTCTTAATCAGTACCCTGGGATTCTGAAAGCTAAAGAATCTGTGTGCAAGAGGGAGAGTGCCTTGTCCTTCCACCATAAGTTGCTCCAAAGATCAGATGACAtgacatctgctgggacatcacaAACCAGCAAATCTGTCTCCAAATCCTCCCTTATTGCTGAGCTGAAAGAGACTTGTAAAGAGTTGGAcaataggaagatgaagcttgaaaaGCTCATTCAGAGTCTTGAGCAGTCTGCAGATGATGACCATGCTGGTGGAAGTGAAGGTGCTGGtagtggtgatgatgaagataatGGTGCTGATAGTGGTGATGATGAAGAGGCTGAGGATAGTGAAGGTGCTGAAGAGACTGAGAGTAGTGATGCTGGTGAAGAGATTGGTGGCTCTAGTGCTGAAGAAACTGATGAATCTGACAATTAG